ACCAGGCCCCCTCGCGAGTCTCGTCGCCGATGCCCGGAACGGCGTCGGAGCGGACGGCCTCCTGGCTCGGGTCCAACTGCTCGTCTGGCCCGACGCCGTGCCGTACAAGCCTTGCGAGCGCTGGCCCGACCATGAAGCCAAACAGGAGGTCAGGAGGATCTTCCGCAAGATCGCCGAGGCCGACTACTCGTCTCGCGGCGGCCACGTCGACCAGTTCGGCGGCCCCCCCGCCTTCAGGTTCGACGCCGCAGCCCAGGCAATCTTCGACTCCTGGTTCGAGGCCCTGGAGGTCCGGCTTCGGAGCGGGGATATCGAAGATCCGGCGCTGAAGTCGGCCCTCAGCAAGTACCGCAGCCTGGTCCCGTCGCTGGCGTTGGTTTACCACCTGGTATCCCACGTCGACTCCGAGAAGATCCCGCCCGTCGACGTCGCCGCCGTCGAATCCGCGATCGGCTGGGCGGTTTACCTGGAAGCCCATGCTCGTCGCGTCTATGGCTGCTCCGGCGGCGCGTCGGTTTCGCCGGGAGCCAGGCTGGCCCGTCGCCTTTCGGAGCTCCCCGCCGGCTTCACGCGCCGGGACCTGCAGCGCAAGGGCTGGTCCGGCCTGCGGGGGCCGGAGGAGCTTGACAGAGCGATCCATGCCGCCTGCGAACGGCGTTGGATTCTCGCCTATCAGGCGGAATCGGGGACAGGAGGAGGCCGGCCGACCGTCCGCTACTGGCGCAACCCGCTCGAGTCGGTCTCCGCGGCATCGGCGGGCCCCCTGTTGGTCGCCTCCGACTTAGTCGGGGTCATGGCCGAGTGGGCAGCAGCCTCCGACGACCGGTCGGCCCAGATCACTCCGAAGGCAGCCGGCCTCTACCAGCTGCAGGCCTCCTCAGCCAAGTGCCATCAGGTTCACCACGATTTCCCGCTTGGGATGCCCGAGACCGAGCTACTTGCGTTGCTCGCCGATATGGAGGCCGAGTCGCGACGGCTCGGCCCTCGTGACGTGCAGGCGGAACTGGCTGAGGTCCGACGACGGGGGGACGCCGCTTTCGCCGCCGCCTGCGCCGAGGCCGAGGCCCGAATGGACGCCCTGAAGGCGGCGGCGGTCGCCAGCGCGGCCGCTGGCGTCGTCGTCGTCTGCCCGCCGCCTCCTCCGCCACCGCCCCCTCCGGCACCCGTTCCCGTC
This genomic window from Paludisphaera rhizosphaerae contains:
- a CDS encoding DUF3987 domain-containing protein, whose product is PGPLASLVADARNGVGADGLLARVQLLVWPDAVPYKPCERWPDHEAKQEVRRIFRKIAEADYSSRGGHVDQFGGPPAFRFDAAAQAIFDSWFEALEVRLRSGDIEDPALKSALSKYRSLVPSLALVYHLVSHVDSEKIPPVDVAAVESAIGWAVYLEAHARRVYGCSGGASVSPGARLARRLSELPAGFTRRDLQRKGWSGLRGPEELDRAIHAACERRWILAYQAESGTGGGRPTVRYWRNPLESVSAASAGPLLVASDLVGVMAEWAAASDDRSAQITPKAAGLYQLQASSAKCHQVHHDFPLGMPETELLALLADMEAESRRLGPRDVQAELAEVRRRGDAAFAAACAEAEARMDALKAAAVASAAAGVVVVCPPPPPPPPPPAPVPVV